In one window of Leptotrichia sp. oral taxon 215 str. W9775 DNA:
- a CDS encoding NADH-quinone oxidoreductase subunit NuoF → MLRITSENDLNKIITDVENSRTYRKEVIVCGGTGCMSSGNDKILENLQNKVKELGLENEIRIVKTGCVGFCEKGPIVKIMPDNTFYAEVKPDDVDEIVAKDLIANETVKKLLYKDPDTKEVIQNSDHLNFYKKQRKIALRNCGLINPEDINDYICHQGYKALEKAVRMTSQEVVDIIKDSGLRGRGGGGFSTGLKWQFALNNKSDQKYVVCNADEGDPGAFMDRAILEGDPHSVVEAMAICGYAIGANKGLVYIRAEYPLAVKILQMAIKAAKERGLLGKNIFDSGFDFDIEIKYGAGAFVCGEETALIHSMEGKRGEPTTKPPFPAESGYWGKPTNVNNVETFANIPFIINDEEGVFKNMGTKSSPGTKVFALAGKINNIGLIEIPMGTTLREVIYEIGGGIKGGKAFKAVQTGGPSGGCLTAKDLDTPIDFDTLKEKGSMMGSGGMIVMDEDDCMVSVSKFYLDFTVDESCGKCTPCRVGNLRLLELLEKITSGNGTEEDLDKLQELSHVIKDTSLCGLGQTAPNPVLSTMHNFWDEYVAHVRDKKCPSGKCTALVRYMINEKCIGCTACSRVCPVSCISGQVKVKHEINQNACIKCGACYNACKFSAIDRA, encoded by the coding sequence ATGTTACGAATTACTTCTGAAAATGATTTAAACAAGATCATAACAGATGTGGAGAATAGCAGAACTTATCGAAAAGAAGTTATAGTATGTGGTGGGACAGGATGTATGTCTTCCGGGAATGATAAGATATTGGAAAATCTGCAAAATAAAGTAAAAGAACTTGGTTTAGAAAATGAAATAAGAATCGTTAAAACAGGATGTGTCGGTTTCTGTGAAAAAGGACCTATCGTTAAGATAATGCCTGACAATACATTTTACGCAGAAGTTAAGCCTGACGATGTGGATGAAATAGTAGCAAAAGATTTGATTGCAAATGAAACAGTTAAAAAACTTTTATATAAGGATCCGGATACAAAAGAAGTTATCCAGAATTCAGATCATCTTAATTTTTACAAAAAACAGAGAAAAATAGCTTTACGTAACTGTGGTTTAATTAATCCTGAAGACATAAATGACTACATCTGTCATCAAGGATATAAAGCTCTTGAAAAGGCTGTAAGAATGACAAGCCAGGAAGTAGTGGATATTATAAAGGATTCAGGACTTAGAGGTCGTGGTGGAGGTGGATTCTCTACAGGATTGAAATGGCAATTTGCATTAAATAACAAATCTGACCAGAAATATGTTGTTTGTAACGCAGATGAAGGAGATCCGGGAGCTTTCATGGACAGGGCAATTCTGGAAGGAGATCCCCATTCAGTAGTTGAAGCTATGGCAATTTGTGGATATGCCATAGGTGCAAACAAAGGACTTGTATACATAAGAGCTGAATATCCTCTTGCTGTAAAAATTCTTCAAATGGCAATAAAAGCGGCAAAGGAAAGAGGACTTCTTGGAAAAAATATATTTGATTCAGGATTTGACTTTGACATAGAAATAAAATATGGTGCAGGAGCATTTGTCTGTGGAGAAGAAACTGCACTTATACATTCTATGGAAGGTAAAAGGGGAGAACCTACTACAAAACCACCATTCCCTGCTGAAAGTGGTTACTGGGGAAAACCTACAAACGTAAACAACGTTGAAACATTTGCCAATATTCCATTTATTATAAATGATGAAGAAGGCGTGTTTAAAAACATGGGAACAAAAAGTTCACCAGGAACAAAAGTTTTCGCCCTTGCAGGAAAAATAAACAACATAGGATTGATAGAAATCCCTATGGGAACTACACTTAGGGAAGTTATATATGAAATTGGAGGAGGAATTAAAGGTGGTAAAGCCTTTAAAGCTGTTCAGACAGGAGGACCTTCAGGAGGTTGTCTGACTGCAAAAGATCTTGATACTCCTATTGATTTTGACACTTTAAAGGAAAAAGGATCCATGATGGGATCAGGTGGAATGATAGTTATGGATGAAGATGACTGTATGGTTTCCGTATCTAAATTCTATCTTGACTTTACAGTTGATGAATCATGCGGAAAATGTACTCCTTGTAGAGTAGGTAACTTAAGACTGCTTGAACTTCTTGAAAAAATAACTTCTGGAAATGGAACTGAAGAAGATTTAGATAAACTTCAGGAATTATCTCATGTAATTAAAGATACTTCACTCTGTGGATTAGGACAGACTGCTCCAAACCCTGTATTGTCAACTATGCATAATTTCTGGGATGAATATGTCGCTCACGTTAGAGACAAAAAATGTCCTTCAGGTAAATGTACTGCTTTAGTAAGATACATGATTAATGAAAAATGTATAGGATGTACTGCATGTTCAAGAGTATGTCCTGTAAGCTGTATAAGTGGACAAGTAAAAGTTAAACATGAAATAAATCAGAATGCTTGTATAAAATGTGGAGCTTGTTATAACGCATGCAAGTTCAGCGCAATAGATAGAGCTTAG
- a CDS encoding alpha/beta fold hydrolase encodes MSVENINGFNHKNIVIKNISLHVVEKGDVLNPCIFFIHGWPTNWREFEKVMEILSKKFYTVAIDLPGIGESKGSLNSYAKENIADYILELTNVLNLKNIILVGCDAGGQIVYSCIKNFQEKLSGAIIMNVVIPGVSPWNTIKNNPYIWHFRFHLINDLPENLVSGREEIYFSYFYDILSSKNNIISDTYKSYFVQAYSNIDALKSGFDLYRTFNIDEENNIQTKNISVEIPVLYLRGKQENVDINLYLKGFKENGFKNLYHEIIEDCGHFSALEQPEKVSEVIEKFEKLLNKI; translated from the coding sequence ATGTCAGTTGAAAATATAAATGGTTTTAACCATAAAAATATTGTAATAAAAAATATATCTTTACATGTTGTAGAAAAAGGAGATGTTTTAAATCCTTGTATATTCTTTATTCATGGTTGGCCTACTAATTGGAGAGAATTCGAGAAAGTAATGGAAATTTTATCAAAAAAATTTTATACAGTTGCTATTGATTTGCCTGGTATAGGAGAATCAAAAGGTTCTTTAAATTCATATGCCAAGGAGAATATTGCCGATTACATCTTAGAACTAACAAATGTTCTTAATTTAAAGAATATAATTCTTGTTGGTTGTGATGCAGGGGGACAAATAGTATATTCTTGTATAAAAAACTTTCAGGAAAAACTTTCTGGTGCTATAATTATGAATGTCGTTATTCCAGGTGTTTCTCCATGGAATACCATAAAAAATAACCCTTATATATGGCATTTTAGATTTCATTTAATTAATGATTTACCTGAAAATTTAGTTTCAGGAAGAGAAGAGATTTATTTTTCTTATTTTTATGATATTTTGTCTTCAAAAAATAATATTATATCTGATACCTATAAATCCTATTTTGTTCAAGCCTATTCAAATATTGACGCCTTAAAATCAGGATTTGATTTATATAGAACTTTTAATATTGATGAAGAAAATAATATTCAAACAAAAAATATATCTGTTGAAATTCCAGTACTTTATTTAAGAGGAAAACAAGAAAATGTTGATATAAATTTATATTTAAAAGGTTTTAAAGAAAATGGATTTAAAAATCTTTATCATGAAATTATAGAAGACTGCGGGCATTTTTCAGCATTAGAACAACCCGAAAAGGTATCAGAAGTGATAGAAAAATTTGAAAAATTGTTGAATAAAATCTAG
- a CDS encoding amidohydrolase: MKKMLILLFTIFSAVSFSENVDIVIKNATVLTMNSKRTVIENGVVAIKNNAIVEVGNGELLSKYKGKKTIDAENDIVMPGFINTHTHVSMVAFRSLADDVPDRLSRYIFPLENKLVSRDLVYKGAVYGILEMVSTGTTTFADMYYFEDEVAKAAELIGVRGVLGETVIKNPVADAKEPYGGIEYAEKFIKQYKNSKLVTPAFAPHAPYTVDEEHLKKVTELSQKYNVPVLMHIAETENEVKQIKEKYNMTVVEYLNSIGFLTDKVVAAHVIFADDNDIKILKETNTGIAHNMVANIKSAKGVSPALKMYDDGLRIGLGTDGPMSGNTLDLVSQFGYVAKVHKLANKNRAAMPPYKVVEMATMGGARALHMEDKIGSLEKGKLADIIIIDTKSLNMQPIYDPYSAIVYSMLPTDVKTTIINGKIIMENKKIKTYDVKKAREALKGLEETVKKEASKL, encoded by the coding sequence ATGAAAAAAATGTTGATTTTACTGTTTACGATTTTTAGTGCTGTGTCGTTTTCTGAAAATGTGGATATTGTTATAAAAAACGCCACTGTTTTAACGATGAATTCCAAAAGAACAGTTATTGAAAATGGAGTTGTCGCTATAAAAAATAATGCGATTGTAGAAGTAGGAAATGGAGAGCTTCTGTCAAAATATAAAGGTAAAAAAACAATAGATGCAGAGAATGACATAGTAATGCCTGGATTTATAAATACACACACTCATGTGTCAATGGTAGCTTTCAGATCTTTGGCTGATGATGTTCCTGACAGATTGAGCAGATATATATTCCCGCTTGAAAATAAACTTGTCAGCAGAGATTTAGTTTATAAAGGTGCAGTATATGGAATACTTGAAATGGTAAGTACAGGAACAACAACATTTGCTGATATGTATTATTTTGAGGATGAAGTGGCAAAAGCTGCTGAACTTATAGGGGTACGTGGAGTTTTAGGAGAAACAGTTATTAAAAATCCTGTTGCTGATGCAAAAGAACCTTATGGTGGAATAGAATATGCAGAAAAATTTATTAAACAGTATAAAAATAGTAAATTAGTAACTCCTGCATTTGCACCACACGCACCATACACAGTGGATGAAGAACACCTGAAAAAAGTTACTGAACTCTCTCAAAAATATAATGTTCCTGTACTTATGCATATTGCCGAAACAGAAAATGAAGTTAAGCAGATAAAGGAAAAATATAATATGACAGTTGTGGAATACTTAAATTCAATAGGATTCTTAACAGATAAAGTAGTTGCAGCCCATGTTATTTTTGCAGATGACAATGACATAAAAATTTTAAAGGAAACTAATACAGGAATCGCACATAATATGGTTGCAAATATAAAATCTGCAAAGGGTGTATCTCCTGCACTAAAAATGTATGATGATGGATTAAGAATAGGATTAGGAACAGACGGACCTATGAGCGGAAATACACTGGATCTTGTGAGTCAGTTTGGATATGTAGCAAAAGTGCATAAACTTGCAAATAAAAACAGAGCGGCAATGCCTCCATATAAAGTAGTCGAAATGGCAACAATGGGAGGAGCAAGAGCTCTTCATATGGAAGATAAGATAGGTTCATTGGAAAAGGGTAAACTGGCAGACATTATAATTATTGATACAAAATCACTGAATATGCAGCCAATTTACGATCCTTACTCTGCAATAGTTTATTCCATGCTCCCTACAGATGTAAAAACAACCATTATAAACGGTAAGATTATAATGGAAAACAAGAAAATAAAAACTTATGATGTGAAAAAGGCGAGAGAGGCTTTAAAGGGACTTGAAGAAACTGTAAAAAAGGAAGCAAGTAAATTATAA
- a CDS encoding NAD(P)H-dependent oxidoreductase subunit E — MCNCTNKIKDQGFKELKDFIDSLDTKEGALISVLHKAQSIFGYLPSDVQAFIAEELDESLAHVYGVVSFYSYFTMIPKGEHPISVCMGTACYVKGADKVLEEFEKQLKIKPGETTYDGKFSMDALRCVGACAIAPVVLVGDKVYQKVKPGDVAKILAEY, encoded by the coding sequence ATGTGTAACTGTACTAATAAAATAAAGGATCAGGGCTTCAAAGAACTGAAAGATTTTATTGATTCATTGGACACAAAGGAAGGTGCTTTAATTTCTGTTTTGCATAAGGCTCAAAGTATTTTCGGATACTTGCCTTCAGACGTACAGGCGTTTATTGCTGAAGAGCTGGATGAGTCTTTAGCCCATGTTTACGGTGTAGTCAGTTTTTATTCTTACTTTACCATGATTCCAAAAGGAGAACATCCTATTTCAGTATGTATGGGAACAGCTTGTTATGTCAAAGGGGCAGATAAAGTGCTGGAAGAATTTGAAAAACAGCTGAAGATAAAACCTGGTGAAACAACATATGACGGAAAATTTTCAATGGATGCACTAAGATGTGTAGGTGCATGTGCGATAGCTCCTGTTGTTCTTGTCGGAGACAAGGTTTATCAGAAAGTGAAACCTGGAGATGTAGCAAAGATTTTAGCAGAATATTAG
- a CDS encoding MgtC/SapB family protein produces the protein MIGLEILDEFLKKGFAESLTVKVVSLRLVLAVIFGGMVGYTRERNNKPAGFRTHILVCFGAAIISMVQDQLRLNIMELARANVEIASVVKTDLGRLGAQVVSGIGFLGAGSIMKEKGETVGGMTTAAGIWATGCAGLGIGWGFYNLAIPAIVFMLLILVLFKKFESKIEKRIISLNFEIKFLSEKDYEKGIVDVFEVLSKKLIRIIQINKHRVDDTVFLTVNIEESIINISDIVAALTALKSVEQVKNSQVGLDIGKY, from the coding sequence ATGATAGGACTGGAAATATTAGATGAATTTTTAAAAAAAGGCTTTGCAGAAAGCCTTACAGTAAAAGTAGTATCCTTAAGACTGGTACTGGCAGTGATTTTTGGAGGAATGGTAGGATATACAAGGGAAAGAAATAATAAACCTGCAGGGTTTAGAACACATATACTGGTATGTTTTGGTGCCGCTATAATATCGATGGTACAGGATCAGCTAAGATTGAATATTATGGAACTGGCAAGAGCAAATGTTGAAATAGCATCAGTTGTAAAGACTGATTTAGGAAGACTTGGAGCACAGGTTGTAAGTGGAATAGGATTTTTAGGTGCAGGAAGTATAATGAAGGAAAAAGGTGAAACTGTCGGTGGAATGACCACTGCAGCAGGAATCTGGGCAACAGGCTGTGCAGGACTGGGAATAGGATGGGGATTTTATAATCTTGCTATTCCAGCAATAGTATTCATGCTTCTTATACTAGTTTTATTTAAGAAATTTGAATCTAAAATTGAAAAAAGAATTATATCATTGAATTTTGAAATAAAATTTTTAAGCGAAAAGGACTATGAAAAGGGAATTGTGGATGTATTTGAAGTACTTAGCAAAAAGCTTATAAGAATAATTCAGATAAATAAGCATCGGGTTGACGATACAGTTTTTCTTACAGTAAATATAGAAGAAAGCATAATAAATATATCTGATATAGTTGCTGCCCTTACTGCACTGAAAAGTGTGGAACAGGTGAAAAATAGCCAGGTTGGGCTTGATATAGGGAAGTATTAA
- the cbiB gene encoding adenosylcobinamide-phosphate synthase CbiB yields the protein MLVMKIWIAYVLDLIFGDPQNIIHPVQVIGKMISSGEKFLLGENSSLSRRYKFFAGMILNITVISVTYAVTYLIYKSSERSIIFMIAEIYLMYTIFSINSLAREGNRVYNILKEGNIEKARKDLSYLVSRDTETMDEKMIIRSTMETISENTVDGIVAPMFYMFLGGLPLSMAYKAINTLDSMVGYKNEKYIDFGKFSAKLDDVANFIPARITGIFIILASMILGYNGKEAWRIFFRDRKNHSSPNSAHSEASVAGALGVQFGGRVSYFGKEVDKPTIGDKKKEFEIEDIKKNIKIMYATSFLSLAVFSVISVGIYFLI from the coding sequence ATGCTTGTAATGAAAATATGGATTGCCTATGTGCTTGACCTGATATTTGGCGATCCCCAGAATATTATTCATCCTGTTCAGGTTATAGGAAAAATGATAAGTTCAGGAGAAAAATTTTTATTAGGGGAAAATAGCAGCTTAAGTAGAAGATATAAATTTTTTGCAGGAATGATACTTAATATTACAGTAATTTCAGTAACTTATGCAGTGACCTATCTGATTTATAAATCTTCAGAAAGGTCAATAATATTTATGATTGCTGAAATTTATCTGATGTATACAATATTTTCAATAAATTCTCTGGCTAGGGAAGGAAACAGGGTTTACAATATACTGAAGGAAGGGAATATAGAAAAGGCGAGAAAAGACCTGTCATATCTTGTGTCCAGAGATACAGAAACAATGGATGAAAAAATGATTATAAGAAGTACAATGGAAACAATTTCTGAAAATACGGTTGACGGAATAGTTGCACCCATGTTTTATATGTTTCTTGGAGGTTTGCCGTTATCAATGGCATATAAGGCTATAAATACACTGGATTCAATGGTGGGATACAAAAATGAGAAGTATATTGATTTTGGGAAATTTTCTGCGAAACTTGATGATGTGGCGAATTTTATTCCTGCGAGAATTACAGGAATTTTTATAATTTTAGCAAGTATGATTTTGGGATATAATGGAAAAGAAGCATGGAGAATATTTTTCAGGGACAGGAAAAACCACAGCAGTCCTAATTCTGCCCATTCTGAAGCGAGTGTAGCGGGGGCATTGGGAGTGCAGTTTGGAGGAAGAGTTTCCTATTTTGGAAAAGAGGTTGATAAACCGACAATAGGAGATAAGAAAAAGGAATTTGAAATAGAAGATATAAAGAAAAATATAAAAATAATGTATGCTACAAGTTTTTTGAGTCTGGCAGTGTTTTCGGTAATATCTGTGGGGATTTATTTTTTAATTTGA
- a CDS encoding cobyric acid synthase, with the protein MKRNHKNIMLLGTGSNVGKSIIAAGLCRIFYQDGYSVSPFKSQNMALNSYITKDGKEMGRAQVVQAEAANIEPESFMNPILLKPTTDRKSQVIVNGKVYKNMDAREYFAYKHNLKKDIMTAYNHIRENFDICVLEGAGSPAEINLKEDDIVNTGMAEMADSPVLLVADIDRGGVFAAIYGTVMLLEENERKRIKGVIINKFRGDKSLLTSGIEMIEKLTDIPVLGVVPFVPLGIEEEDSLGIDKYNEKKEGKIRISVIKLKHISNFTDIDALSHYNDVSLKYVTKSSELGNEDIIIIPGSKNTVEDMKDLIEKNIGREIVRIAKKGTPVFGICGGFQMLGQKIMDPEKIESDLKEISGLGLLDIETVMKSDKTTTQYKNTVKNVSGILTGTEGMEIKGYEIHQGYSYPVNEKNEENNNSENILKNDTACLFGDEKLKGAVKGNIAGTYIHGIFDNSEFTSHFLNEVRKFKGLDRIDENFSYSDYKNREYDKLAEVLRENLDIKKIYEIMGCE; encoded by the coding sequence ATGAAAAGAAATCATAAAAATATAATGCTGCTTGGAACAGGATCAAATGTGGGGAAAAGTATAATTGCGGCAGGACTTTGCAGAATATTTTATCAGGACGGTTACAGTGTTTCTCCTTTTAAATCACAAAATATGGCACTAAATTCATATATTACAAAAGATGGAAAGGAAATGGGAAGGGCACAGGTGGTACAGGCGGAAGCTGCAAATATTGAACCGGAGTCCTTTATGAATCCTATCTTGCTGAAACCTACAACAGACAGGAAATCACAGGTTATTGTAAATGGAAAAGTCTATAAAAATATGGATGCGAGGGAGTATTTTGCCTATAAGCATAATCTGAAAAAGGATATAATGACAGCATATAATCACATAAGGGAAAACTTTGATATATGTGTCCTTGAGGGTGCAGGAAGTCCGGCAGAAATCAATCTGAAGGAAGATGATATAGTAAATACAGGAATGGCAGAAATGGCAGATTCGCCAGTACTTCTAGTTGCGGATATAGACAGGGGCGGAGTATTTGCCGCCATATATGGAACAGTTATGCTCCTTGAGGAAAATGAAAGAAAACGTATAAAAGGTGTAATTATAAATAAATTCAGGGGAGATAAGAGTCTTTTAACTTCCGGAATTGAAATGATAGAAAAGCTGACAGATATTCCGGTACTTGGGGTTGTACCTTTTGTTCCTCTGGGAATTGAAGAGGAGGACAGCCTTGGAATAGACAAGTACAACGAAAAGAAAGAAGGGAAAATAAGGATATCTGTTATAAAGCTGAAACATATATCAAATTTTACTGATATTGATGCACTCAGCCATTATAATGATGTTTCATTGAAGTATGTAACAAAAAGTTCTGAATTGGGAAATGAAGACATTATTATAATTCCAGGTTCTAAAAATACTGTGGAAGATATGAAAGACCTGATTGAAAAGAATATAGGCAGGGAAATAGTAAGGATTGCCAAAAAAGGAACTCCAGTTTTTGGAATTTGCGGAGGATTTCAGATGCTGGGACAGAAAATAATGGATCCGGAGAAAATAGAGTCAGACTTGAAGGAAATTTCAGGCTTGGGACTGCTGGATATTGAAACTGTGATGAAGTCAGATAAAACAACAACCCAGTATAAAAATACAGTAAAAAATGTATCAGGAATACTGACAGGAACTGAAGGAATGGAAATAAAAGGATATGAAATACATCAGGGATACAGTTATCCAGTAAATGAGAAAAACGAAGAAAACAATAATTCAGAAAATATATTAAAAAATGACACAGCCTGTCTTTTTGGTGATGAAAAATTAAAAGGTGCAGTAAAAGGCAATATTGCGGGTACGTACATTCATGGAATATTTGATAATTCAGAGTTTACAAGTCATTTTCTTAATGAAGTCAGAAAATTTAAGGGACTTGACAGAATAGACGAAAATTTCAGTTACAGTGACTACAAGAACAGGGAATATGACAAGCTGGCAGAGGTTCTGAGGGAAAATCTTGATATTAAGAAAATATATGAAATAATGGGATGTGAATAA
- a CDS encoding histidinol-phosphate transaminase — MDFHGGNIYKIFREKNIKEILDYSSNINPYGIPESLKKRITENLEILERYPDPDYVELRQKLSNLNKVNLSDIILGNGATEIIFLFMKVINPKKILIVSPTFGEYERAVKATEISGDTVDLSCSNGDNKNIENKKIEIEYFELKESDDFKLNIGNLKNELENKYDLLIICNPNNPTGKFLKLAQTEEILKECNKYNTKLFIDEAFIEFLEDGMKESIINTEGNKKNLFVTRAFTKFFAIPGLRLGYGMYFDKELEKKISEKKEPWSVNNFAEMAGLTVLDDAEYIEKTLKWIAEEKKYMYEKLNKISGMKVYETEVNFITGKIDEKLFSEGLNVKILREKMLEQGILIRDASNFKFLDERFFRLAIKDRASNERVIEVMKEIFREKGVKSFNE; from the coding sequence ATGGATTTTCATGGTGGAAATATTTATAAAATATTCAGGGAAAAGAATATAAAGGAAATACTGGATTACAGCTCAAATATAAATCCATACGGAATACCTGAAAGTTTAAAGAAAAGAATAACTGAAAATCTTGAAATCCTTGAGAGATATCCAGATCCTGATTATGTTGAGCTGAGGCAAAAACTGTCAAATCTGAATAAAGTTAATCTGTCGGATATTATATTGGGAAATGGGGCAACTGAAATTATATTTTTATTTATGAAGGTAATAAATCCGAAAAAAATATTAATAGTATCACCTACATTTGGAGAGTATGAGAGGGCAGTAAAGGCGACAGAAATATCTGGAGATACAGTTGATTTGAGCTGTTCTAATGGCGATAATAAAAATATTGAAAATAAAAAAATTGAAATAGAATATTTTGAACTTAAGGAAAGTGATGATTTTAAGCTGAATATAGGCAATCTGAAAAATGAACTTGAGAATAAATATGATTTATTAATAATATGTAATCCTAATAATCCTACAGGAAAGTTTTTAAAACTTGCCCAAACAGAAGAAATATTGAAGGAATGTAATAAATACAATACGAAATTGTTTATAGATGAAGCCTTTATTGAGTTTCTAGAAGATGGAATGAAGGAAAGTATTATTAATACTGAGGGAAATAAAAAGAATTTATTTGTAACAAGGGCCTTTACAAAGTTTTTTGCTATTCCTGGTTTAAGATTGGGATATGGAATGTATTTTGATAAGGAACTTGAAAAGAAAATATCTGAAAAAAAAGAGCCGTGGAGTGTAAATAATTTTGCGGAAATGGCAGGATTGACAGTACTTGATGATGCTGAATATATAGAAAAAACATTAAAATGGATAGCAGAAGAAAAAAAATATATGTATGAAAAACTGAATAAAATTTCAGGAATGAAGGTTTATGAAACAGAAGTAAATTTTATTACAGGAAAAATAGATGAAAAGCTATTTTCAGAAGGATTGAATGTGAAGATACTGAGGGAAAAAATGCTTGAACAGGGAATACTTATAAGGGATGCTTCAAATTTCAAATTTCTGGATGAAAGATTTTTCAGGCTGGCAATAAAGGATAGAGCAAGTAATGAGAGGGTTATTGAGGTGATGAAGGAGATTTTTAGAGAAAAAGGAGTGAAAAGTTTTAATGAATAA